A single Balneolaceae bacterium DNA region contains:
- a CDS encoding Fic family protein has translation MANFLDDMPEVFVSHTDVSSQVSQAVSRGELKKIGSRLYTKNLKDDPEVIVKRHWVDLLSEYYPDALIADRTALENKPAEDGSVFIISSKKRITEVPGLIFNPRKGHGPLESDRPFISGLYISSEPRAYLENMRPSRARKGSVPRTLRQEEMEERLDRLFRVRGSNHVNRIRDRAREVAQQLDMQEEYENLDDLIGSMQGTRDANIKSSVGKARKSKKPYDPDRVDLFLKLFEDLSEVAPQTRSAINFSQEGKVNLSFFEAYFSNFIEGTEFEVDEAADIVFNNTIPAERPEDAHDVMGTFRIISNYSEMAKTPEDFDGFIASLRNRHSRVMALRKDKKSGEFKTTMNVAGSTQFVKPELVTGTLERGFEIYRGLEYPFQKAVFIMFLVSEVHPFTDGNGRIARIMMNAELVAADQQKIIIPTVYRNNYLAALRALTHNRQSDALIRTLDFGQKYVQAINWDHYDDARAQIEATHAFMDPAQADQEGIRLRLPS, from the coding sequence ATGGCAAATTTTTTAGATGATATGCCGGAAGTATTCGTATCCCATACGGATGTCTCTTCCCAGGTATCGCAGGCCGTTTCACGAGGAGAACTTAAAAAAATCGGGTCCCGCCTGTATACAAAAAACCTGAAAGATGATCCCGAAGTTATTGTCAAAAGGCATTGGGTAGACCTGCTATCCGAATACTACCCGGATGCACTCATTGCCGATCGGACAGCCTTGGAAAACAAACCGGCGGAAGATGGATCGGTATTCATCATTTCATCCAAAAAGCGTATTACGGAAGTTCCCGGTTTGATTTTTAACCCACGAAAAGGACACGGCCCGTTAGAAAGTGACAGACCTTTTATTAGCGGTCTCTACATCAGCTCCGAGCCACGAGCCTATCTTGAAAACATGCGGCCTTCGCGAGCACGTAAAGGTTCTGTTCCAAGAACTCTTAGGCAGGAAGAAATGGAAGAACGCCTTGACAGACTCTTCCGGGTTCGCGGGTCCAACCATGTTAACCGTATCCGCGATCGAGCCCGGGAAGTTGCGCAGCAGTTGGATATGCAGGAAGAATATGAAAATCTTGACGATCTTATCGGAAGCATGCAGGGCACACGAGATGCCAACATCAAATCAAGTGTCGGTAAAGCACGGAAATCTAAAAAACCGTATGATCCCGATCGTGTAGACCTGTTCCTCAAACTTTTTGAAGATCTGTCGGAGGTTGCTCCTCAAACCCGTTCTGCAATCAACTTTTCGCAGGAAGGAAAAGTCAACCTATCCTTCTTTGAAGCCTATTTTTCCAATTTTATCGAAGGAACAGAATTTGAAGTAGATGAGGCTGCAGATATCGTTTTTAACAATACAATACCAGCCGAACGTCCCGAAGATGCCCATGATGTGATGGGAACCTTCCGGATCATTTCCAACTACTCTGAAATGGCCAAAACCCCGGAAGACTTCGATGGATTTATTGCCTCGTTAAGGAATCGGCATTCGCGCGTTATGGCTCTACGAAAAGACAAAAAATCAGGTGAATTCAAGACCACAATGAATGTTGCCGGTAGTACCCAGTTTGTGAAACCGGAGCTTGTCACAGGTACCCTGGAACGTGGATTTGAAATTTATCGCGGCTTGGAATATCCCTTTCAGAAGGCGGTATTCATTATGTTTCTGGTCAGCGAAGTACATCCGTTCACGGACGGTAATGGCCGTATTGCCCGCATCATGATGAATGCAGAACTGGTTGCCGCTGATCAACAAAAAATTATCATCCCTACGGTTTACCGGAATAACTACCTGGCTGCATTAAGGGCTTTGACTCACAACCGGCAGTCAGATGCTTTAATCCGTACGCTCGATTTTGGTCAAAAGTATGTACAGGCTATTAATTGGGACCATTA